Part of the Arachis hypogaea cultivar Tifrunner chromosome 6, arahy.Tifrunner.gnm2.J5K5, whole genome shotgun sequence genome, TTCCATAATATCTTATTGTAACTACTCTTGTATATGAATAAATCAGTTACATGTATCAAAATGTTCCTTAATAGTTAATAATTTTCCTGTTTTCTTGCCATCTTATCTTTACCTGCTCTAATTGTTGTTATGATTGCCTCCATTATTTAATTAACTCTTCTAATTGATGTTTTGCAAGTCTTCttataaatttatgttttagtaataagattatattaattttatcttttcataaTATATCAACACATCCAActgattatatatatagatatagtaGATTTGATATAAGAAATACACAAGTTCGATTCTGATTAGGGTTTCATACTTTGGAAGTTTTATTCCCTCTTTTTTCCATCAACGTTGGCAAAGACATAGTATACTTAAATAATTACTGAGTATAATTTTTGGCATATTTCTGTAATGTGATTaactgtaatttatttagatatgattaaaaaaaattaaatattatgtacagtaaaaaattaatattattgaaggataaaattaaaatttatttctatatattgtttttgtccccaatgttttcgtcctatttaagtttttaacgtttcaaaatcgtctcaattttgtcccgtcgttaattctgttaacggatccggTAGGACAacattaagtcaattttaaaacgtcgGAAACTTAAATAGAATGATTGAAACGTTAAAGACAACTTTAGAACTTACTCCAAACGTcgaggacaaaaacaatactttactctatacTTAAATAATTACTGAGTATGATTTTTGGCATATTTCTGTACGTTTAACGAGAACTTCAATTCCAAACCTGTTTTTATtaatgctagaaaaataaaaaaataactataattttttttatttaatatttattattttttactaaaattaattaatcctaaataaaataagttttaactgtttttttaactaattttgttttgttattaaatattttcgttTCTCATATTATCATATAATAATTGTTTTCATGTAGGAGCATCATtacgtatataaatatataggcggatttaatttaattatgtagAAGGGTtgatgaagaaaagataaaactcAGATTGTTCTGATTTAATTAAGTCTAAGAAGTAGACTGTTAAGAGAATCATTGAAAGTGACGATAATCatgtatcatcatcatcatcattagtcAAGCTCTTGTCGTTTTAAAGCTTAAATaaacaaacatttttttttaattttgcatcAGAAACCAAGGGTAAATACATTGGGTTTGATAATgtatattagaatatatataatgATGTCTCTTATCCAAGATTACCTAACCCATATATATTCCCAGAAAGGAGACAGACCATCATGATAAGCCTACGCTTTTCCATCCAAATTAAGGGGGTTAGGCAAATATAGCTTTGCCCTTATTGTCAAGAATTATTATTCtccaaacaaatcaattcccctTTGAGATTCCCATTTTTAATTAGCTGGCAGATATGATAAAGAAGATAATCTAGACTTTGTCTCATCACACTCTCACTGTCTCACACTGATTTCACAATAATATCATCTTTAAACTAATATACAATACCTAACCCCATTCGGCCAATTATATTAAGCTCGTGAGTTTTTTTGCTAATTTCAAATCTTCAATAGTAAATTGATATGTAACTTACAGATTATTTATTACTGACTATTATGATGTTTTATTAAGTTGTATTTATACTATATATCTCCTTTGGTACATATTAAAAATACTacatatatatcaaaattagccattatatatttatatataattaatttatttttaatatatattttatattagtaactaattAGTGAAAATATAACATGTATGTCTCATTTAATTTTATCTAGTTAAGTATTTCTCCAGTTAGTATATATGGTAGTTCTGTTAgggtttcaacaacaacaacaataataataatatatcactAAATCTTGAGGTTAAAGAAATGTTTATGATATTAAACTTGCCACCCTACATGGATGTATGTGCATGGAAGAAGAGAATAGATTAGAGGAGGAAAACCGGCAGTTTTAGCTAACAcacaaaaatagaataaactaaAATGAAGGATGGTGAAGTAACGGAAAGTAAAAAACTTGGGTATATATCCAAAACAAGTTAAATGCATCAATTGTAATAAGTTTGAATGATTGTATATATGACTCAAAAAGAAAGAGTTCACAGTTCACAGTGCAAGTTGAAAATGCACATGGCATAGTAAAATTTCATTGTAATCAAACAAAAAcagcaacaataataataataacacgcATTGTTGATGATTTGATATGACAAGAAGCTACATATAGATGGTCCAAAATGAATTGAAATAGATGAGTACTACTATCAAACTATTGATGAATATATATCTATAATTAGACAGACATGTAtataataagtatatatatatagcagcAGCAGATTGATTCatgattataattataaatagtaAATAATATTGTCCAAGACAAGAAAATAATATAACCATAAATAGTAGTAACAAAGTGTATCTGATCAAGTCCATAAAATAAACGAAAAGAAAGAGAGACATAAagaaaagaacatatatataccAGTTGCAGTTACGTTGTTCATGATGAAAGAAATGATTGAAGCAGGTTCCAAATTAAGCATGAGTAGCAGAAGCatcagatgaagaagaagaggtttTAGGCTTTGGCCTCTTGCGCTTCTTCTCGTAGCTCACTCCTCTTGCTTTTGACTGAAAATCACGAACATCTCTCAGGTAAATCCTAACGGCACGAGCGCCGAACGGATTCGTCTCTGCTCTGCCGCCGTTCTCCTCGTAGGCGGCGCGGAGGCGGCCGATCAGGGCGTCGAGGCTTCCCCAGGCCTGGCGGAGCGGGCAGGGGCAGGGCGCCGGAGGGTTAGGGAGCCCGAAGAAGGGGCAGGTAGGGTTGTGTACCTTGGTCTTCCCGAACTGATCCAGGTAATGGAGGAACTCCAGAACGTGTGCGCCGCTGCAGAGTGGCAGAGACAGCGGCGGACGGTGGTTTCTCAGGTACTGGCAGAAGGTGTTCCAGTCTCGGCGCTTTTGGTTCTCGTAACGGCTCGGCGATGAAGATGACGACGGCGGAGGATTGGTGTTTGTTGCTGCTGTTGGATTCACCAGGCTCTGGATTTCGAAGCTCCGGTTTGTTGAATCGGTTACCAAATCCATTGCTTTCAAGATCTGAGGGTTAGGGTTTTGGTTTCTAGGGTAACTGGAAAAGGaagcaattaattaattaatacgaaCCTAAATTGAAACACACACTCTAGTGTCTACTACTGTATGTATctcctcatatatatatatgatcagtgcaaatggaagaagaagaagaagaagaaggaggagaagatggTGATGTTATGAATGAAAGAAAGATTGAGATGAGTGTGTTGGGGAGTGAGTACTAAACTGAGAGTTGAATAATAATGGAAGTTATTGTGTGTCCAGTGTTAGTAGTACGTACTGTTTTGAATTTCATCATCCTAGCGAGTAGCCAGTGGTCACAAAGAAGAAGCTTTGTTTTTTGAGGGAAGCCAAGAAGGACCAATGGCTAATTAAATGATATAGAGAGAGACTATGAGTCAGTCAGAGACGACAAAGTTTGGCGGTAAACAGGGATACATGATGCTGACCTTTGATtatcactctcactctcactctcactctcacatcCATCTATCTATCCATTCTCCTTTCTCTTAttataattaacctttttattttctctcttactTTTAATTCATTACATATACATCTAATTAAATGATCAATTAAGATATGGTGTGTTATAAGGAGAATAAGATTTTGAATAATTTAAACCTAATTTTCATAAATATCATATgtagacaaaataaataaagagaataaGATTGTAGGAACGCTTTTTCAAATCAAGTCTTACACGGACTAGCTGCCCGTTTGTAAGTTTGATTCCTTTTCTTACTAGATACTACTCTGCTCACcaatttctctgttttttttttttgggaccaAAATTTTCGCCTAATTAATCTATGTAGAGTTGTCAAGACAAATCTTGTTTTGCGCCACGTCATATTGATAAGAATGTAGCAATATATAAGGTGGAATCTATACTGGATATAATTAGGatgattatataaatattattaaaattatatttataatttttatattttaataatatttttaataattaaaaaattattaaataataaaaaatattattttaattttttgagacATGTAATTATCATAACGACTATAGTATAAACACCGTATGATGGACAATTATTAATAGagaaaaacttaaagaaaaatagaatttattatttttgtcaaacacttttaattatcaatctaatttttttaatttaataattcaataatatatttttagtctatattttaaaatattattaattaattattgacaaaaataataaattctactaaCATTCTAACACTACTCTTATTAATAATAATCTATCAATATGAGAAACCAATCATAATAAtatgaatatataatattatttgatgCATTATtaccatctttcttctttctctaaaTCCTCACCTCCTTATCGATTTCcaattatatattttctttttgtatgtaaataaataaatacacaacaacgatatatatataatggtttcATAGACACATTAGTCAATATTATTACTTTTGTCCGTCAAATTACATTTATTCTCtctgtaaagaaaaaaaaattacatttctttTGTATTGACGTTAATGAGAAAAATGTAGTTCGTCCTGAAGCGTTAGTTGACTGATTTTCAGGGTTGTTTTTGTtctgaatttgaaatttgagaaAATTCTCCTAATACAACGAAATTGGATTATTTATTTAGCTGGTCTAATAAGTTTGAAATTTACTGAGTCATATGTTCTAACAATATTCTTAGCACTTTTGTTATAAGTGTGTATTTCTTGGGTGTCTTCTTTTATTATAAGTATGCTTAAATGTGaactgttatttttttttttaaactctcGATTCTTATTTAAGCGGACAAATGAGTCGTTATTCTATATCAAATATTCGAAAAATAGgaaggaaaaattaaaagaaaacaaaaaaaatatagtcATCCGAAATTGAACGTCAAGCTGAAAGCGCGATTCATGAAAGGTGCTTTTGTGATGGAACAATGACATTTAtacgaaaaataattttaaaaagcaaATTCATTGCACCTGCCGgaggaattaaaatttaaaaggttATGGTTGGTTTAGACTTTTGTAGTAGTAACTAGTAACTAGGACGAAGCAGTAACTGCAAAGCTAGGTTAAGTTGTAAGTTGTAACAGATGAATAGtactttttttttcgattttatttttttatgagttatttttaatattaaaataaaaatgtataaagtataaaaataatactttatgtaatgtttatatatagagagagaaattGATGAGAGGACAAAGTCCTTAATCCTTGGCTGACCCGGACCAAGCGGCACGGCAACAGGAGGTTTTTTCCGCCAATGTTAtaccctttttattttttataaattactaATTATAATAGGCTTAATTCTTACATATTAtgatatcaaattttttttttcaattgaatttaattaaattgatttaaacTTGAGGAAACTCATTCGTACAATATACCGTCGCGTCGTTCttcttttttgtaattttcgTGCGTCtcctttttttaatttgtttttattttattttatttttttaaagagtaaaatagaaagaattataaaaaaaataaaaaaatataaaaaaagatgaagaaaaaaatagtaaaaaataagatgcaaaagataaaaaaattttgaattatgtataatttatcagataaataacatcaaaattttttaataataacacataaatttcttagttttgaCACCAAAATTTTACTACAAAAgtgcaaaaatatattttttaatgatgtatttttttcttttttttttggttactcTTATTTCTTCTATTAGAAACATTGTTTTTTATATTAGACTTAAATAAACATGTTTGTACCGTAGAATcttatttagttgaatgaatgcaTGTTTGTTTCTCTTCTtgtttctacttcttcttctttatttgattttttcttatttttattcttattaaaagaacaagaaaaattataagaagataaaacaaaaaaatcattagaaggcaaaataagaagaagaagttaaacaagaaaagaagatagaaaaagaagatgatgataatgaaaaagaagaaggaacagGCAGTGACGGATttagaaaattttgatagtgggacaaaatatatatatatatatataattatttttataataaaaatattatgtgtatataaaaattagttatcaaattatttattaattattatgtattcgtatataaatatatgtattgtttaatttatttttaatgtgtattacaCAGATAGTTATTTTCGATGTAAATATAATAtgattagtttttataatatctaattttataaattaaaacactaaaataatcatttataaatagggtaaagtatattttttgtccttaaagtttgaaaagtttaaaaaatatctctaaattttattttgtttcaattttgtcctaaaagtttttgatttgcatcaaatataccccaaatttttcaaaaaatttaagatcgattcaacaacaatttcataagaacaaccccttaacacaagtaaatcaagcataattttcatgcgttattgttatattggtcttaaattttttaaaaatttagctttTGAGTGCATCGAAAACttttagaacaaaattgaaacaaaataaaatttagggatatttttaaaaattttgccaaattttggggacaaaaaatataatttaccccTTATAAATATCTGTCTTTTTATATAGGATAATGCtacatattcatatttttttgttaaccaagtctaattaaatttgtctaaaacaacaaaaatcagttatgactaatattattttaagttttattgtttAACTTGGTTAGACTTGATTCATAAAAAGACTTAGATGTGTAGTatttcttttacatatatataagtaaatacttatttaaaaatttacttcttatataattaaaagtcaatttttattgagattcatagttaaaaaagttctttcaattaatgtagttgttacagaaaaaataaataaaactaatataaaaaaaagataaataacactcttttgagttgatttttaagaaaaaacacaaatttcatttaaattgagaattaatcattctaataacatctaatatgaaatttttaaattaactatgaagtaccaaaagttgagtaaaaatttattgtggggtcaaatttaataatttagtaggggcaaataaatattattatcatatactactcagAAAAATTTCAAATCGTAGTTGGGGTGATTGCCCCCACTCTTATGTACATACATCCGTCCCTGGGAACAAGAGCTGTTGTTTTGagttatcattaaataatttcagtGTATTTTAGATTTAGTTTCGATACATTTTAGATTTAAATAAAGTGCATTTATTCtgaacttattttgaattgagtttattTGTGTGTCGTCATCGTTAAGAAATTTCGGTGCATTTTGAATTTGATCTATTATACTTATAAGAAGACGATGACGATAATGACAATAAacgataatgataatgatgatgacgaagaagatggagaagaagaaagagtaaaaagaaagaagaaaaaaattcatataaacgaagaaggaggaagaagagtaGGATGAGACACTGGTGGTGACAACGACGATCacgaaagaaaaaatgaaaaaaaaaagaagaaaagaagaagaaagcaccaataaaaatgaagaaaaataagtAATTGAATTAAcggtgaaaaaagaaaaagaaaaaaatattgtaaCACGAATAACAATTTTATTAGAAATTTGTAAATTAGgaaaatacatgcatgtactcaaattttaaataaaatattctacatagtcaataataatttagaaatgaaagaaaatattttattccatataaaacaattaaaaaaatttttttttttgaaacatagaaagctcaacacattaaagtggagcataaaataaagaagaagacacACAACGAGCTACCAACCAAACCAACACCTAACACCCCAAACCTATCAACAGCCTCCCCCAGAATCACCACCACGCCATTCTGTATAGCTCATCACCGTCTTTGTGTGGATTACCTCCAGCCTTGCTCTTGTATTCTTAAAGATTCGTGCATTCCGTTCCAACCAGATGTTCCAAATAACTGCACAGAACACTGTCATCCACATCTGCTGCCCTTGTTGTCTATTATGCAAGCCATGCCAGCTTTCAAACATTTCCCTAATGGTTCCAGGGATCACCCACTCTCTACCTAGTGACCTCAACCACttacaccacacctgccaagctaCCTCACACCTAAGGAATAAATGCTCAGCAGATTCTAATTCCTTAGTACACATTACACACAAACTATCCCCCAGAATGTTGACTCCTATTTTACCCAACCGCTCCTTGGTGTTAACTCGATCAACTAGCACAAACCATCCAAATAGCTCAATCCTCGGAGGAACAAAACCTTTCCAAACGGAGCTCGTGAAACTATAACTCGTTATTTCAGCCGAAAGAGTCTCCGCTTGTATAGCCTGTATCACAGAACGAGTAGAGAAAACACCTTTATTGTCAAACTTCCACACCACGCTGTCCTCCCGACCTGATGACAACCTCACTGGCCTTAACCTCTCATGCAGCTGATTGACAAGTTCTAGCTCCCATTGGAACAACTCCCTCCTCCATTGGAAATTCCAAATCCAATCAAGCCCATCCCAAAAGCCACAGTCCCCAATTAGAAGTCCTTGCTGGCTTGAGATAGAGTATAGTCTCGGATAACTCCCTTTGAGAACACCCCCTTGAATCCAGTTATCTTCCCAAAATCGGGTTTGCATACCATTGCCTATTTCCATTGCCAGTCCACTTACCATTTTATCCCGAATCCGCGGTTCTTTTATATTCAGCTGACAGATGTCCCTCCAAGGCCCTCCTTTTACTTGTAAAGGCTGAGTTGCCAACATTACATTCGGGTTCAACTTGTTACACGAACAAACAATCTTCTTCCACAGCgggcaatcctcctttgaaaaccgccaccaccacttaaacaggaGCGCTGTGTTCCTTAGCATTGCATCACCAACCCCCAAGCCCCCCACCTTTTTTGGAGCCTGTACTAGCTCCCACTTAACCATAGGTATACCAGAGTTACCATTCTCCTTGCACCACATAAAGTTCCGTTGTAGAGTGATCAGCTTGTCTGCCACGGCTTTCGGCATCTTGTACAGACTAAGATAATATATGGGAAGACTATTCAGTACCGACTTGATAAGGACCAGCTTCCCTGATTTATTCAACACCTTCGCTTTCCACAAGCTAAGCTTCTGTTCCACCTTATCAATGATTGGTTTTCAAGTCTTTACTAGCCGCGGATTTGCACCTAAAGAAATTCCCAAGTATCTTACCGGTAGAGCAGCTTGCTGGCATCCCAGTATTCCACATGCCTGATCAATCCATCTTTGCTCACAGTTCACCGATATCAgatttgatttttcaaaattgatgCTCAGCCccgacatcaactcaaagcaccGCAACAGTCTCTTATAGTTGACAATTGTTTCAGTCTCCGGCGGGCAGAACAAGATAGTGTCATCCGCAAACTGTAAGTGTGACAGTTCAATATGATCTCCCCCTACCAACAGTGGAGCAATGCGTCCGTTCCTGACAGCTTCCCCCAACATCCGATGCAAAACATCAACCACTAAAACGAACAGCAGTGGAGAGAGCGGGTCCCCTTGTCTTAGTCTCCTCTCCATCTTGAATGGCTTAGACGGTGACCCATTCACCAAGACTGCCATGGTAGCCGTAGTAACACCCTCCTTCACCCAACTCCTCCATCTTTGGCCAAAGCCCATTTTCTGGAGCACAATGTCAACAAAACTCCATCGCACTCTGTCATAGGCCTTTTGAAAATCCAGTTTGATAATGGCTGCTGTCTTTTTCCGGGTCTTCAACCAATGAACCGTCTCGCAGGCTATGAGGGCGCCATCATGAATTTTCCTTCCCTTAACAAACGCAGTCTGAGTCTCTCCGACCAACCCCGGCATCACAGCTCGCATTCTTCTCACCAACACCTTCGAAATCACTTTATACACACACCCCACCATACTAATTGGCCGAAAATCCTTCACCTCCTTTGCACCTTCAAACTTTGGAGCTAGTGTCACCCAAGTGACATTGGCATCCGTTGGCATCTTCGCACTTTGAAAGAACCCCAATACCGCAGCAATGAAATCCCGCCCAATGTCCTCCCAGCatttctttatgaagttcatgttATACCCATCACTCCCTGGGGCCTTGGAAGATTCGCAGTCCCACACAGCCTCCTTGATTTCCTCCTCCGTTGGCATTGCTTCTAAAGCTTCAGCCTCAGCCCTATGGATACACTTTACTAAGCCATCCCTGATTCCAATCCTCGGAACATATTCTTGTCTATATAACTCCTTATAGAATCCTCGAATCGCACCTTTTATTCTCGCCTGATTCCGCACAAGTCTTCCATGTATCATTAGTGCGTCGATCCTGTTATTCCGTCTTCTGGCTGAGGCAATGTTATGAAAGTATCTGGTATTCTTATCCATGTTTGCAGCATGCTTAGATCGAGACATCTGTTTCCAGTGCAATTCCTTTCTAATGTACCATTTTGAACAAAAGCTCACAAGCGCCTTCCGTCGAGCCTCTGTTGTACCATCATAAATTCCATCACTGACTAAATTGTCTAGCCTGGTAAGCTCCTCCTCAAACCTCATAAGTCTCTTATCCATGTCCCTGAAGTTCTCCTTGTGCCATTTCCGCAATGGTTCTGTTAAAGCCCTCAGTTTGCACGTGAACTGCGCTTCTCCGAGGCTTTGCCATTCATCCTTCACCATTCTCAGAAACCCCTCATGCGTAAACCAGGAATCCAGACTTCTGAACGGTCGAGGTGCCCCTCCGAATCTTGTCCCGTCCAATATCAATGGACAGTGATCGGATAGCCCCCTTGGGCCACCCTTTATCCTAATATCCGGAAACTGCTCAGTCCATTCAATAGTCACCATCACTCTATCAATCCGACTACAAGACCGCCCCCTAAACCATGTAAACTTCCTATCCGTAAGAGGCAAATCAATCAACTGCATGTCATGCACCCATCCCTTAAACTCTTCCGATGATGCCGGCAAGCTAGTAACTCCTTTACGCTCCTCAACTTGTAAAATTTCATTAAAGTCCCCCATAAAACAGAACGGAACCTGACACAGCCCTGCCACATAACTCAGTTCCTCCCACACCCCCCTCTTTGCCTCCCTCCCATGCGCCCCGTACACCAAACAAAAAGCACAGTAAAAGTTGGTCCTTGTTAAGATGCCTTCAACACACAGCCACCTCTCACCTTTATATCTGTGACGGACTTGAAACACTCCATCATCCCAAATTAATAACAGACCCCCCGCTGTTCCTACAGCTTCCACAAAATCCCAACCAGCATTACTAGATCCCCAAAGCCTTGCAACCTCATATTTAGTAGTCACTTCTTTTTTTGTTTCAACCAACCCCAACATGTTCAATTTATATTTACTTTTCAAAGACTTCAGCATGCTCATTTTACCGTCCCCCCTCCACCCCCTAATATTCCAACTGCCCACAATCATTTAAATAAAGTTTTGCTcaccttttgtttattttttggccGACTCCTTCTCGCCTTTTCCTTCTGCTTCGCTAGCCTTCTCTTTGCCGCTATTTCCTCATTTTGCGCTTGTAGAATCGCCATAATGTCTTCTTCCTCATCGTATAAAACCGCTCCCAATTCCACAGCCAGTGCCCAGGTTGCTTGGTTTTCCTGGCTCTGTACTCCCTGCGTCCCCTTGTACTCCTCCCCTTCTACATGACCACCTGGGCCCAGCTCATTCCCTGCTCCACCCCCCGGGCGTCGCTTTTAGCAGCCACCCCCAGTATGTCTCCCTCTGTGTTGCCTTTAGCTTCTGAGGTTTCACCCTTCCTCGTTTTTCGGCTTAGACTCGTTTGGGAACCATCATCGTGGAGACCGGTCTCACCACCACTGTGATGCGCCCCTTGTATCTGCCGGCGATTTGCTTCCCCCACCCTCGTCCCCTCATGCGCTACACCGCCACAATCCAACTCAACACCAGCCTCCTCAGTCGGCCCTACTCCCTCCACCTTCTCTTCCAAAACCTGGATCCTATCCTCCAACGAGCCCCTAACTGTGTGCCTCACCTCTCCCTCCTCAAGTTCCTCCTCCTCTTGGCACCCCAGCCTCTCTCGCAAACCTACCATTTGCGCCGCATCACCCAAATCTCGTGGGACCTGCCGGATCATAAGACTACCCGACCCGGCCTTGCCCCCAATGGAAAGAGGTCCATGGACCGTTGCCTGCAGTAGACTAGCCTGGCCCAGCCCAACAGCTGGCTCCCTTCGCAGGCGTGTTTCGTACACAGTCAACCTCCCATCTACCCCCTGATTTGCTATTGGGCCAACTGAAGACCAG contains:
- the LOC112695386 gene encoding protein LIGHT-DEPENDENT SHORT HYPOCOTYLS 1-like, with product MDLVTDSTNRSFEIQSLVNPTAATNTNPPPSSSSSPSRYENQKRRDWNTFCQYLRNHRPPLSLPLCSGAHVLEFLHYLDQFGKTKVHNPTCPFFGLPNPPAPCPCPLRQAWGSLDALIGRLRAAYEENGGRAETNPFGARAVRIYLRDVRDFQSKARGVSYEKKRKRPKPKTSSSSSDASATHA